The Dysgonomonas mossii nucleotide sequence TTAGACGACTGGATGATAGGTACTTAATAAAAATATTATTGATGTAAAAATGAGAAAAATATTCTTACAATTATTGTTTTGTCTTTGCATATATTCTATGCAAGGACAAACTGTTATAAATCCGTCTGTAAAAACAAAGACTTCTTTTGCTATTATTGTTGATAGTGAGAGTTACAATCAGGCGAAAACAGAACTAGAGGCATACAAAAAAGTTATAGAACAAGATGGTCTTGGTACGTATATCATATATCATGCTTGGACATCTCCCGATCAGATAAGGGAGTTATTGGTGAAACTGCATAGTAGTAGAACTCAACCTCTTGAGGGAGCTGTATTTGTCGGAGATATTCCGATTCCAATGCTCCGGGACGTGCAACATCTTACGACAGCTTTTAAGATGGATCAAAAACGAAATTGGCAACAATCAAGTGTGCCATCAGACCGATTCTATGATGATTTTGGATTGAAGTTTGACTTTATAAAGAAAGACTCTGTTAAACCGCTTTATTTTTATTATTCTTTAAAAGCAGAGTCGAACCATACCCTTCGTTCCAATATTTATTCTGCCCGTATCAAGCCCTTAGAGAAAAGCAAGACTGATAAATATACTCAATTGCGAAATTATCTGAACAAGGTTGTAAGTGTAAGAACAACAGAGAAAAATAATATTATTGATAATATTACAGTAGCCAGAGGACATGGCTATAACTCGGAGTCTAGAGTTGCTTGGGCTGGAGAACAATTGGCGTTGAGAGAGCAATTTCCAGTAGCATTTAATACTCGAGGTAACGTGAAATTCATGGATTTTGACACCTATTGGCCGATGAAGCCGTATTGGTTAAATGAGGTTCTTCGTCCTGACTTGGATGTTATGCTGTTTCACCATCATGGATCAAATGATTATCAATATATTAATGGATATAAAACGGGAAGCGATGTCAATACCTCAATAGAAAATATTAAGCTTTATTTGAGGAGCAAAGTCGTTTCGTATGCAAAGAAAAAAGGCAACACAAAAGAAGATGCAATAGAATATTATACAAATTGGCTTGGAGTACCACGTTCATGGAGTGAAGAAGCATTCGATCCCGAACTTCAGAAGAAAGATTCTATTATGAATCTGACTCTCGATATAACAGTAAAAGATATTTTGGAGATTGCTCCTAATGCACGCTTTGTAATGTTTGATGCTTGCTATAATGGATCTTTCTATGAGGATGAATATATTGCAGGAGCTTATATTTTTAACGAAGGGAAGACAATCGTTACACAAGGAAATACTGTAAATACGATTCAAGACAAATGGCCCGATCGTTTTTTAGGTCTTCTTAATTTGGGGCTGCGCGTAGGGCAATGGGGAAAATACACCCAATATTTAGAAACACACATAATTGGGGATCCAACATTTCATTTTGCGCCTAATACGTCTAGTCAGTTTGATATAAATGAGGCTTTAACCGTGCATTCAAAAGACAATACTTTTTGGACTAAAGCTCTCTCCTCGACCTCTCCGGATATTCAAGCAATTGCCTTACATCGGTTGTTTGATAATAATGCTGCTAATATTTCTGAATTACTCAAGAAGACATACATAAAATCTCCATACATGATAGTAAGACTAGAGTGCTTAATTTTACTATCTCAACTAGACGATGATAATTTTACAGAAGTATTGGCTCTTGCCACGACCGATAGTTATGAATTGACAAGACGGTTGGCTCTTGATTTTATTCCCAGAAATGGTTCAGATAAGTTGCTGCCGGCTGTAGCCAAAGCAATATTAAATGATAATACATCGGAACGTATTGTTTTCAAAATTTCATCAGGGCTAAGGATGATGGATTTGGATAAGCTGGAAGTAGAGATTATAAAACAATCAAATTCACTTCCATTATATTCTAGAGATAATCTGGAAGGCATCTTAAAAAATATTAGGTCTACCAATAATAGCAAAAAGAAAGATATAGCCATCATATTGGATAAATCAGTAAAAGAAAAAAGCAGGTCTCTTGAAATCTCAAGGTTTAGAAATAATCCTGTAACAGAGTATGTCGATACTTTATTCGGCGTGTTGGACGATATTACATATGAACCCGATTTACGCTTAAAAACAGCAGAGGCTTTAGGTTGGTATAATTACTCTTATCGGAAAAATTATATTATAGAGCACTTAGAAAAAATAATGCCACAAGAGAAAGATGCGGCAGTACTACATGAAATAAAAAAGACGATAAAGCGTCTATCTGAAAAATAATAATCATGATGAAGAAATATCTTAACCTAATAGCAGTAATCCTTGTATTATCTGTAATATCATGTAATTCGACAAAAGAAATTACACGGCAATCCGATGAAAACATAGAGCTAAACGATTCGGAACAAAGTCTTGTCGATTCTATATTGCAATATGGGCTTGATCATGAAGCACTGTACACCCTGCTTTCCGATATCAAGCCTATGAGCTCTTTAAAACTATACTATTTACCAATAGCAAATACGGATAGTTTGAAACAAACGGAAGCAGAAGTTGTGGATGTGGTAGCAAAGCGCAATCAGCTTGATCGGTTACAAAGGTTGCAGAGAGCCGTCAATAAACTTAATGATCTTAATATTCCGGATCTGAAGTTTATACTTGTGCCATATAACAGTGCACAAAAGGAAATGAGAGTGATACAGTTAAGTGTTATTCGCAGAAGCCTTCTCGATAAAATATTGCTTGAGAAAGAAAGTTTTTTTGGACAATTTGGATTAGCTCCAGGAGCTGATCCTATTGTTGTTGCAAGTATGGTTGAAAATGCAGATCGTTATGAGCGTTACAGAGCATATGGTTATCTGTTTGGCTATCCGGACTACGCTGTCGATTTCTATGTAAAAGCTTCGTTGATACAAGTCCAAACAAAGAAATTTCCTGAACGAACTTTCTTTCAAATACCTGTCTATAAGGGAGACTCGGGCTATTTTGTATATGCTTACCCCAAAAACCACACCCCGACAGCATCAGTAGATTCTGTACTGTACAATAAGGCTGTGGGAGTATTAGATGACTATAAGAATATTCGGAATAAATATTTGAGGAGCGATAGTACGCTTAAAGCATCTCAACTACTTCGAGACTTATATACCAAACCATAAAATACCGCATAATGAAAAAATATATAAGCTTATTAATGCTGATACTTGTTGTATCTGTAATCTCATGTAATTCTACGAGAAATACAGTTGTCAAATTTGAAGATAGTGTAGCATTAAGTTCACTTGAGCAAAGACAAATAGATTCTCTCTTGCAATGGGGGCTCGAACATGAAGCCTTATATACTCTTTGGGCAAATATTAAATCAATAAGTTCATTGTCAAGTTATACCCTTCTCAATCTGGACTCTATAAAGAAGCCGGGAACAACATTCCGTATTGCAGGCTCTAAATCAGGGGGAGTAGATGGTTTATGTGATTTTCAGAAAATTGTAAATAGGCTGAATCAGCTTAATATTCCCGATCTGACTTTTGTGTTTGTCCCTAATAGTTGGGGTGATGACATGCGTTTTGTTCAGTTGACGGTTGCTCGTAGAAGCGTATTGAATAAGGTATTAGAGAAAAAGTCGAGTTTCTTTGGGCCTTTAGGTTTAGTTCCCGGGGCAGAGCCGCATGTTGTGGTTAGTGTAATTGAAAACTTGCCTCGCGATGAACGTCATAGGGGGTATGGCTATTTATTTGGTTTTCCTGATTATGCCATAGATTTTTTTATAAAAGCAGGTATTAAAAAAGAAGAAACAGGAGAGTTTGTAGAGCGAAACTTTTTCCGTATACCGGTATATGATGGCATAGGTTCTTTTGTATATGCATACCCTAAAGATTATACGCCAACAATAGAAACTGATTCTATTTTATATTATAAATCGGAGAAAGTTTTAAATGATTATAAAGCTATCCGAGGAAAATATTTGAGAAATGACAGCACTCTTAGAGCTTACGACTTGCTTAAAGACCTACAAATTAAATCTGTTGAATAAATATTAGAAATTCTTTCATGAGTGTAAAAAACATACAAAAAATAGGCAGTCTGACGGGAATTTCTATTGTTGTGGCAAATATGGTTGGAACAGGAGCTTTTACGAGCTTAGGTTTTCAACTCGAAGCATTGAGTAATACAAATACGATTCTTTCGTTATGGATTTTAGGAGGTGTTGTCGCTCTTTGTGGAGCGTTTAGCTATGCCGAGATAGGCACAGACATAAAGAAATCAGGTGGAGAGTATACTTTCTTGTCCCAAATATACCACCCTGTTATTGGTTATCTTTCCGGATGGATTTCGCTGACGGTTGGTTTTGCTGCTCCCATTGCTTTAGCTACGATGGCTTTCACTGAATATCTTCCTATCAAAACAGGATATCCCAAGCTGATTGGTATCTGTCTGGTAGTGTTGATAACGCTCGTTCATAGTCGTAGTTTGAATATTAGTTCTGTATTTCAAAATATAAGTACATTTCTTAAAGTATTTTTCATTTTGGTTTTTATTGCTATTGGGGTTATTCTGCCGGCAGATGACACGGCAACAGCAATTAATTACGACAAGTCTTATCTGTTAGAAATCGGAAGTGCTGCGTTTGCCATAAACCTGATATATGTCAGTTATTCTTATTCCGGATGGAATGCTGCTGCATATATAACCGAAGAATTCCGGAATCCGAGAAAGTCACTTCCTCGTGCACTGATTGGAGGAACGCTTATTGTGACTGTTATTTATACCTTGTTACAATATACGATGTTGAAGCATGCAGCTTTTTCAGACCTTGCAGGAAAATTAAATGTCGGATCCATCTGTGTAGAGCAGATGCTTGGAAGCTTTCCTGCGAAGATATTCAGTGGGATCATATCATTGTTTCTCGTTTCAGGCATAAGTGCAATGGTGTGGATTGGAGCAAGGGTTACATCCAGCATCGCAAAAGATCATTCGTTGTGGCATATTTTTAAGTCTAAGGAAGGAGCCGTGCCGGTTAAGGCTCTTTATTTGCAGTGCGGTATAAGTATATTCCTTATTCTTACTGGTTCTTTCTCGCAGGTAATGATGTATTGCGGAATGCTGCTCAATATTTCAACCCTTATGGTTGTGTTAGGTGTTGTTCTTAGACGATACCGTAATAAGAGAAATAATATTCCTGTAACAGATAATTTCAAAAGTCCGTTATTTCCTTGTATGCAAATTCTCTTTATAATTGTTTCTCTGTGGATGATTGTCTTTGTCGTCGGAAATGATTTTAAAGCATCTATGGTTGGGGTAACAAATCTGGTATTAGGTTTAATCACATATTTTATAAGTAGAAAGAAGGATAAAAGGGCAAAGGTCTAAGATAGTTTTTTTTCTGTGTTTCGGAGATAGAGAATAAGCTTTTCTATGTCTTCCTATCTTGGTATATCCGATTTTTGAACCACTTTTGAAAAATAGTTTCTTTCCTGAAAAGTCCAAGCATATTCCGACGCTTTTCATCTCCAATAAGCAATTCAATATTTAGAGCTTGCAGTTCAGCTATTTGTTTTAATAAATCAGATTCAGGCATATAAGGAAATCTTTCTTACAAGAACTTAATCCTATCGGCTAACTGAAAAAAATATTCATTCGACCAAATATCCAGTTCTTGGGGATTCTGAATAAATGGGAGTACATCACGCTTAACCATATTAATGTCAGTAGAAGAAAGTCTCTCTTTCAACAGCTTGGTAAAGATTTCTTTACCCATGTCCATGCCGTTAAATTCTTTGGTTCTGATTTGCAAATGAGAAAAATCCAACGGGATATTGTGTCGAACATACCATTCGAAGTCATACCAATCCCGACCTTTTACCCGAGTTTTCCAATTACGAAATAGTAATGCATGCATCTTTCCGGCATACAAATCAGGTAACGTAAAACATCGTGTCATGAAAGAAAAGGGCATCAATGATAATTTTTGTTCGGTCGTGAATCCAAGAGGAGGATCAATATCAACCTCTATTTTTATTTTCAAATCTTTATCAGTCTTGAACTTAACATCATATATTGCCGTATTATCCTTCAAAAAAGCGGATTCTACCTTTGCTTCTTTCTTCTTTTCCTTTCGTGTAATAACAATATCACGTCCTACTGCTTTGAATTCCTCAATAATGGAGGGAAAATAACTTTCTAAATTAAATATTTCATTTTTTCCGATAAGAGAGAAATCCATATCCTCACTGAATCGAGGTAGTTCATGGAAGATTCTCAAACAAGTATCACCATAAAAAGCAGCCTTATCAAAGAATCCCCCACGGTATAATCCGGCAAGGGTTACTTCCTGCATTACTTCCTGTGTTACGTTTCTCTTCTGCTCGTTGGTCTTTATATCGTACCTTGAAAGCATTTGTTCAAATATATTCATTGTAATAGCTTCAATAATAATTCTAATACTCCTTTTTTTTTCCCGGTATTTATACACTCCTTGACAATACTCTTATTCATGTTTTCTAAAGCAGATATGTCAAATCGTAAATTTTCTTCAAGATAAACTACTAATGCTTTTTCCGATTGAATCCGTAATTGTGGCGTTCCTGTAATCATGTCGCATAATGCCTTTTCCGGAGTAGCTATCAAGAATGTATATTTGTTCTCAACCGTCTGTTGCTTTATACCGATGGAATAATAATCCTCATTCACCGTTATATATTCAAACTTACCAATCGGATTCTCAAAGTATTTGGAACGATTGGGCGTCATGGAACGAATCATATAAACTTGTTCAGGAATTAAACCGTAATGACGTAAAGCACTTTCCATAGAGACATAAGATGGACCATAAATATGATTCGTTATCAGTTCTACAGATAACAGTTGCCTACTCACCTTCGGCGAAACGACATACATCCCTCTTTTAAGTCGGATTATCTTTTCTGCCTGTTCAAGATTAGCAATCTTGTTGCGAGGAGAACGATAGTCAGAAAACAGCGAACGTAGGACTGCATAGTTCACCGGTATAATTCCTAATTGTTCTAATTCTTCCATACTCAATTTTAATCACACTACAGATATAGTTATTTCTGCACGGTTAGTTTAATAAAATAAGAATAATTGCACAAAAACAACTAAATAAAAACAACATACATTATAAGCAAGAAGTATCTAAATAATCTTTTCAGAACTTTCCGTCAAATATTTCGTTTTTTCACCAATGTCACGTATATTAGCATAAGTAATTGATACAAAACAGAATGCATACAGAACCTATTTATGAGTTTGTACCGAAAAAATCGCTATTTTATTGATTAATAAATATCTATGCATTCTGTATCGGGTAAGTTTACACACTTGACTAAGTCGATTAAACGAGCCGAGCTTAAAAAATAACGCCACCCGACTCGGATGGCGTGTTATGGGTACTTTCCCACGTGGTGGATGAAAAAGGACTTCATAGATTCCAACTATTTGTTGTATCTATCTTAATCTTGCATGCTCTACTTATTGTTATACTCCCTGAGAGAGCTTTCATATACCCTCCTGTCGGGTGTGCATTTTAAAATACCCCCTGCTACCAGATCCGATATTTTCTTATGAGAACGTTTCAGCATCTTGGCTACTTGGTTAATGCTGAATGTTCTTTCGACTTCCGATTCAGCAGATTTGGGTATTTTCTGGTCAAAAACCCTTTCAATAATCTTTTCAAGGGACGATTCCGTTGTGACGATAACTGTATCCATAAGCGATAAAAAATAAATAGTTAAAAATAGAATAACTGTATATACTAAATTATATTTCGTACATTTGAAGCACTAAATTACGAATAAAAACACGACACTAAACAAATAGTTTAGCATTTATAAATAATTAAACTATTATGGTCTATTTGTTTAAAATACGTGAATTGTGCGAAAAAAAAGGTGTGAGCATGAAGCAGGCAGCATCAGACTTGGGAATGACTGAGCAAAGCCTTCATAAGCTTATCAAAGCCAATTCTACTAAAATAGATACCTTGCTCACCATAGCGGACTATTTCAAGGTAGAACCCGCTTATTTTTTTGATTCCCATTCGGGAGATACCAACCAATATGTAAGGATCAAAAAAGAAGAATTTTCTGGGCTGATAAAAAAAGTATTGGCATACTCTATACACGGCTTCGGGCTTATCAAATTGGAATGGAATAATAACGAACAAAAGTTCAATACTTATTTTGACATATTGGATAAACAATATGTTCCCACAGGCGAAGATTTGGAGTATATATCGGCTATCCTTGAAAGAAAAATAGAACTGACGAACAATACAAACCCAAAAGATATATCCAAGCTGTTAATGACTAAAGACGAGTTCGATTTTACTTCGGCTTATTATTACAGCATCAAAAAAGGACAGGCACAGGAAGAACTGCAAAAGCTTTCTTCTTTCATGGATAAACATAACATTCCTGTAACAGAATCTATAAAAAGGGACATACGGGAATTAAATGATAAGATAAAACACTACGAATCCAAAAGTATAATAGGTACTAATAAATAAATTTAATTTTAATTTATAGTTGTACAATTGTTAGACTAAAGAAAACGAAAACATTGAGTATTCCTTTTATCTTCAGCTATTTACTAAACAGTTAAAAGCTCCGCCAGGAACCTCTTTAAATCCTTGTAATCGACTGAATATCAGTATTGGTTTCAAGGATTTTTATTTTTTAGGATTAGAAATAGGATTAAAACCAATGATTCTCCAGTGTTTTAAGGGGTTTTCTCAAGGTAGAAAGTTTGTTTTTATATAACGTTAAAAAGGTAAATCATCATCCAAATCAAGGTTACTTACCATGAAGGT carries:
- a CDS encoding HEAT repeat domain-containing protein; translated protein: MRKIFLQLLFCLCIYSMQGQTVINPSVKTKTSFAIIVDSESYNQAKTELEAYKKVIEQDGLGTYIIYHAWTSPDQIRELLVKLHSSRTQPLEGAVFVGDIPIPMLRDVQHLTTAFKMDQKRNWQQSSVPSDRFYDDFGLKFDFIKKDSVKPLYFYYSLKAESNHTLRSNIYSARIKPLEKSKTDKYTQLRNYLNKVVSVRTTEKNNIIDNITVARGHGYNSESRVAWAGEQLALREQFPVAFNTRGNVKFMDFDTYWPMKPYWLNEVLRPDLDVMLFHHHGSNDYQYINGYKTGSDVNTSIENIKLYLRSKVVSYAKKKGNTKEDAIEYYTNWLGVPRSWSEEAFDPELQKKDSIMNLTLDITVKDILEIAPNARFVMFDACYNGSFYEDEYIAGAYIFNEGKTIVTQGNTVNTIQDKWPDRFLGLLNLGLRVGQWGKYTQYLETHIIGDPTFHFAPNTSSQFDINEALTVHSKDNTFWTKALSSTSPDIQAIALHRLFDNNAANISELLKKTYIKSPYMIVRLECLILLSQLDDDNFTEVLALATTDSYELTRRLALDFIPRNGSDKLLPAVAKAILNDNTSERIVFKISSGLRMMDLDKLEVEIIKQSNSLPLYSRDNLEGILKNIRSTNNSKKKDIAIILDKSVKEKSRSLEISRFRNNPVTEYVDTLFGVLDDITYEPDLRLKTAEALGWYNYSYRKNYIIEHLEKIMPQEKDAAVLHEIKKTIKRLSEK
- a CDS encoding type IV toxin-antitoxin system AbiEi family antitoxin domain-containing protein yields the protein MEELEQLGIIPVNYAVLRSLFSDYRSPRNKIANLEQAEKIIRLKRGMYVVSPKVSRQLLSVELITNHIYGPSYVSMESALRHYGLIPEQVYMIRSMTPNRSKYFENPIGKFEYITVNEDYYSIGIKQQTVENKYTFLIATPEKALCDMITGTPQLRIQSEKALVVYLEENLRFDISALENMNKSIVKECINTGKKKGVLELLLKLLQ
- a CDS encoding APC family permease; its protein translation is MSVKNIQKIGSLTGISIVVANMVGTGAFTSLGFQLEALSNTNTILSLWILGGVVALCGAFSYAEIGTDIKKSGGEYTFLSQIYHPVIGYLSGWISLTVGFAAPIALATMAFTEYLPIKTGYPKLIGICLVVLITLVHSRSLNISSVFQNISTFLKVFFILVFIAIGVILPADDTATAINYDKSYLLEIGSAAFAINLIYVSYSYSGWNAAAYITEEFRNPRKSLPRALIGGTLIVTVIYTLLQYTMLKHAAFSDLAGKLNVGSICVEQMLGSFPAKIFSGIISLFLVSGISAMVWIGARVTSSIAKDHSLWHIFKSKEGAVPVKALYLQCGISIFLILTGSFSQVMMYCGMLLNISTLMVVLGVVLRRYRNKRNNIPVTDNFKSPLFPCMQILFIIVSLWMIVFVVGNDFKASMVGVTNLVLGLITYFISRKKDKRAKV
- a CDS encoding nucleotidyl transferase AbiEii/AbiGii toxin family protein gives rise to the protein MNIFEQMLSRYDIKTNEQKRNVTQEVMQEVTLAGLYRGGFFDKAAFYGDTCLRIFHELPRFSEDMDFSLIGKNEIFNLESYFPSIIEEFKAVGRDIVITRKEKKKEAKVESAFLKDNTAIYDVKFKTDKDLKIKIEVDIDPPLGFTTEQKLSLMPFSFMTRCFTLPDLYAGKMHALLFRNWKTRVKGRDWYDFEWYVRHNIPLDFSHLQIRTKEFNGMDMGKEIFTKLLKERLSSTDINMVKRDVLPFIQNPQELDIWSNEYFFQLADRIKFL
- a CDS encoding helix-turn-helix domain-containing protein, yielding MVYLFKIRELCEKKGVSMKQAASDLGMTEQSLHKLIKANSTKIDTLLTIADYFKVEPAYFFDSHSGDTNQYVRIKKEEFSGLIKKVLAYSIHGFGLIKLEWNNNEQKFNTYFDILDKQYVPTGEDLEYISAILERKIELTNNTNPKDISKLLMTKDEFDFTSAYYYSIKKGQAQEELQKLSSFMDKHNIPVTESIKRDIRELNDKIKHYESKSIIGTNK